A genomic stretch from Bordetella sp. N includes:
- the rodA gene encoding rod shape-determining protein RodA, protein MKRIALILLRVFTAFDWPLLLILVMFAALGLTVMHSAVGSTDWRFADQSRNFLIAFVAMWAVALTPPPLLMRLALPFYILGVALLVGVDLFGETSKGATRWLNLGFTRIQPSEMLKIALPMMLAWYFQRHEGQVRIRDFLVAAALLVVPFGLIVRQPDLGTALLVFGAGFCVIYFAGLSFKLLVPVMLAAVIGIGTLVSYEEQLCQPDVDWVVLHDYQKHRICTLLDPSSDPLGKGFHTIQSMIAVGSGGLYGKGYMKGTQTHLDFIPERTTDFIYAVYAEEFGLYGGVMILVLYGLLIARGLTIATRATTQFGRLLAGALTMMFFIYVFVNIGMVTGILPVVGVPLPFMSYGGTALLTVGIACGMLMSINRYRGTKM, encoded by the coding sequence ATGAAACGCATCGCCCTCATCCTGTTGCGCGTCTTCACCGCGTTCGATTGGCCTTTACTGCTGATCCTGGTGATGTTCGCCGCGCTGGGGCTGACCGTCATGCACTCGGCGGTGGGCAGTACGGACTGGCGCTTCGCCGACCAGTCGCGCAACTTCCTCATCGCCTTCGTCGCCATGTGGGCGGTGGCGCTGACGCCGCCGCCTTTGCTGATGCGGCTGGCCTTGCCGTTCTACATCCTGGGCGTGGCCCTGCTGGTCGGCGTGGACCTGTTCGGTGAAACCAGCAAAGGCGCGACGCGCTGGCTCAATCTCGGTTTCACGCGCATCCAGCCGTCGGAGATGCTGAAGATCGCGCTGCCCATGATGTTGGCCTGGTACTTCCAGCGCCATGAAGGGCAGGTGCGTATCCGCGACTTCCTGGTGGCCGCCGCGCTGCTGGTGGTGCCGTTCGGTCTGATCGTGCGCCAGCCCGATCTGGGCACGGCCCTGCTGGTGTTCGGCGCTGGCTTCTGCGTCATCTATTTCGCGGGCCTGTCCTTCAAGCTGCTGGTCCCGGTGATGCTCGCGGCGGTGATCGGTATCGGCACGCTGGTGTCCTACGAGGAACAGCTGTGCCAGCCCGACGTCGACTGGGTGGTTCTGCATGATTATCAGAAGCATCGCATCTGCACGCTGCTGGATCCCAGTTCGGATCCCTTGGGCAAGGGCTTCCATACCATCCAGTCGATGATTGCCGTGGGTTCCGGCGGCTTGTACGGCAAGGGGTATATGAAGGGCACCCAGACCCACCTGGATTTCATTCCCGAACGCACCACCGATTTCATCTACGCGGTGTACGCGGAGGAATTCGGCCTGTATGGCGGCGTGATGATACTGGTGCTGTATGGCCTGCTGATCGCGCGGGGGCTGACCATCGCCACCCGCGCCACCACCCAGTTCGGCCGCCTGCTGGCGGGCGCATTGACGATGATGTTCTTCATCTACGTGTTCGTGAACATCGGCATGGTCACCGGCATCCTGCCCGTGGTGGGCGTGCCCTTGCCGTTCATGAGTTATGGCGGCACGGCCTTGCTCACGGTGGGTATCGCCTGTGGGATGCTCATGAGCATCAATCGCTACCGCGGCACGAAGATGTAG
- a CDS encoding A/G-specific adenine glycosylase has protein sequence MTPMNFAPRIVTWQRSHGRHDLPWQNTRDPYRIWLSEIMLQQTQVSTVIPYYGRFLQRFPDLATLAAAEQDEVMPYWAGLGYYARARNLHRCAQEIVRDWGGRFPPDATGIATLPGIGRSTAAAIAAFAYGETSPIMDGNVKRVFTRHFGIAGDPSKRDVETRLWTLAEQEVASAPADAAILAVVAAAGSGAVPASTLAKGATATSHAGQAPAADPVAGYMASYTQGLMDLGATLCTRGKPDCPCCPVQATCVARIEGRQAELPTPKVRKASPERSTGMLVLRHEGRVLLQQRPSPGIWGGLWSLPEFDPALDAATACQALGAQPANVSELAAFAHTFTHFRLHVRPWFVTLKKAPSAADGALPRRWVDEAELAHVALPAPVRKLLDGLFAAGLPGMLPA, from the coding sequence ATCACACCTATGAATTTCGCCCCTCGCATCGTCACCTGGCAACGCAGCCACGGCCGGCATGATCTTCCCTGGCAGAACACCCGCGATCCGTACCGCATCTGGCTGTCGGAGATCATGCTGCAGCAGACCCAGGTCAGCACCGTCATTCCCTACTACGGACGCTTCCTGCAGCGCTTCCCCGACCTGGCCACGCTGGCCGCGGCCGAACAGGACGAGGTGATGCCCTATTGGGCGGGGCTGGGCTACTACGCGCGGGCGCGCAACCTGCATCGCTGCGCCCAGGAAATCGTGCGCGACTGGGGCGGCCGCTTTCCTCCGGACGCGACCGGCATCGCCACCCTGCCGGGCATCGGCCGGTCCACCGCCGCGGCCATCGCCGCCTTTGCCTACGGCGAAACGTCGCCCATCATGGACGGCAACGTCAAACGCGTGTTCACGCGGCATTTCGGCATTGCCGGCGATCCGTCCAAGCGCGACGTGGAAACCCGTTTGTGGACCCTGGCCGAGCAAGAAGTGGCCTCGGCCCCCGCCGACGCCGCTATCCTGGCCGTGGTCGCGGCCGCCGGTAGCGGGGCGGTTCCGGCCAGCACGCTGGCGAAGGGCGCCACCGCGACGTCGCACGCCGGGCAAGCCCCTGCCGCCGATCCCGTGGCCGGCTACATGGCCAGTTATACGCAAGGCCTGATGGATCTGGGGGCCACGCTCTGTACGCGCGGCAAGCCGGACTGTCCGTGCTGCCCGGTGCAGGCCACCTGCGTGGCGCGCATCGAGGGGCGGCAGGCCGAACTGCCCACGCCCAAGGTGCGCAAGGCGTCGCCCGAGCGCAGCACCGGCATGCTGGTGCTGCGCCATGAAGGCCGCGTGCTATTGCAGCAGCGGCCGTCGCCCGGCATCTGGGGCGGCTTGTGGAGCCTGCCGGAATTCGATCCCGCGCTCGATGCGGCCACGGCCTGTCAGGCGCTGGGCGCGCAGCCCGCCAACGTAAGTGAACTCGCCGCCTTCGCGCACACCTTCACCCACTTCCGCCTGCATGTGCGGCCGTGGTTCGTGACATTGAAGAAGGCGCCAAGCGCGGCGGACGGCGCACTGCCGCGGCGCTGGGTCGACGAGGCCGAGCTGGCCCACGTCGCCCTGCCCGCGCCCGTGCGCAAACTGCTCGACGGCCTGTTCGCCGCCGGTCTGCCGGGCATGCTGCCCGCCTGA